The sequence below is a genomic window from Kitasatospora kifunensis.
CGGCGACCGCCTCCAGCACCAGGTCCACCCCGGCCAGTTCGGTCAGCTGCCCGGCCGGCGTCACCAGGGCGAGTGCCGCCTCGCGCTGCTCCTCGGTGAGTCGGCCCTTCTCCACCGAGCGGGCCAGCGAGCGGGCCAGCTGGGCCTTGGCCCGGTCGGCCTTCTCCTGGCTGCGAGCCACCAGGGTCACCTGGTAGCCGGCCTTGGCGAAGACCTCGGCGATGCCGGTGGCCATCGTCCCCGAACCGCAGACGCCCACCTGCCGCACCTGGCGCCCGGCGGCCTTCGCGGCGGTGGCGGCGCCGACCTCGGCCACCACCTTGGAGGAGCCCGGCGCCTCGTAGCTGTAGAAGCCGCGTCCGGTCTTGCGGCCGAGCAGCCCGGCCGCGACCAGCTGGCCGAGGATCGGGGCCGGGGCGTGCAGCCGGTCCCTGGACTGCTGGTACATCGCCTCCAGGACGGTGCGCGCGGTGTCCACGCCGATCAGGTCGAGCAGCGCGAGCGGGCCCATCGGCAGGCCGCAGCCGAGCCGCATCGCCGCGTCGATGTCCTCCCGGGTGGCGTACTTGGACTCGTACATCGCCGCCGCCTGGTTGAGGTAGGCGAAGAGCAGCCCGTTGACCACGAAGCCGGCCCGGTCGCCCGCGGCCACCGGCTCCTTGCCCAGCGAACGGGCGAACTCGGCTGCCTCATCGGAAACCTGACTGGACGTCAGTACCGTGCGGACCACCTCGACCAGCTTCATCGCGTGCACCGGGTTGAAGAAGTGCAGCCCGAGCACCCGCTCCGGGCGCGCGGTGGCGGCGGCGATCCGGGTCACCGAGAGCGAGGTGGTGCCGGTGGCCAGCACCGTCTGCGGCGGGCAGATCCGGTCCAGCTCGGCGAAGAGCTCGCGCTTGAGCTCCAGCTGCTCGGGGATCTCCTCGATCACCAGGTCGGCCCCGGCGGCGGCGTCCAGCCGGTCACCGACGCCGATCAGCGCGAGCAGCGAGCTGCGCTCCTCGGCGGTGAGCCGCTCGCGGTCCACGGCGTGCGCGGTGGCCGCCTCGATCCGGGCCAGCGCCCGGGCGGCGCTGGCGCCGTCGGCCTCGATGCCGATCACCCGGCGGCCGCTGCGGGCGATCGCCACGGCGATCCCGGCGCCCATGGTGCCCAGGCCCACGATGGCGACGGTGGGGAAGGGGTGGGGGGTGGCGGCCGCGGTGCCTGTTGCGTCCGCGGCGGCTGCGGTGTCTGTGGCGGCTGTGGTGTTCGCGGCTGCTGCGGGGATGCTGGAGGGGTCGGGAGCCTGCATCGTTGCTGGTCCTTTCGGGAGGCCCGACCGGGCTGCCGAGGCGGCGGCCGGGAGTGGGCGTGGCAGCCCGTGGGCGCGTGGCGCCGCACCGGGGTGTTGCCGAGGCGTGCTGGAGGGGCGCGGGCGCGCGGGAGGGTGGCGCGCGGTCCAGTGACGCGGCACTGGCGCGCGCCGAGGCGTCAACGAGCTTGGGTTGCGGCTCTCGTGGCCGGTCCGGTCCGCTCCGGCCGTGCCGCGAGATGTCCGCAGGCCAGGCACGGGCCCCTGGGATCAGGTGGCTCGCCTGGTGACTGACGCAGAAATCGACACCGGCCGCCGGTGTGACCCGCGGCATCTCGCCGGTGCGGCTCCCGAAGCCCGGCGGTGGTGCGTGCGGTCACTGTAGCGAAGTTACCGGCAGGTAGGAAGGGGGTGCGCGGGCTTTGTTGCGGGCGGCGCGCGGGCTGGGTCGGGGCCGGGTCCGGGTCG
It includes:
- a CDS encoding 3-hydroxyacyl-CoA dehydrogenase family protein encodes the protein MGAGIAVAIARSGRRVIGIEADGASAARALARIEAATAHAVDRERLTAEERSSLLALIGVGDRLDAAAGADLVIEEIPEQLELKRELFAELDRICPPQTVLATGTTSLSVTRIAAATARPERVLGLHFFNPVHAMKLVEVVRTVLTSSQVSDEAAEFARSLGKEPVAAGDRAGFVVNGLLFAYLNQAAAMYESKYATREDIDAAMRLGCGLPMGPLALLDLIGVDTARTVLEAMYQQSRDRLHAPAPILGQLVAAGLLGRKTGRGFYSYEAPGSSKVVAEVGAATAAKAAGRQVRQVGVCGSGTMATGIAEVFAKAGYQVTLVARSQEKADRAKAQLARSLARSVEKGRLTEEQREAALALVTPAGQLTELAGVDLVLEAVAEDLAVKRELFATLDKICKPGAVLATTTSSLPVISCATATERPRDVIGMHFFNPAPAMKLVEVVSTVLTAPEVTATVLEVCAKVRKHPVECGDRAGFIVNALLFPYLNDAVRMLEEHYATVDDIDTAMKLGCGYPMGPFELLDVVGLDVSLTIERVLHQEFREPGLAAAPLLEHLVAAGCLGRKTGRGFRDHARR